In Stenotrophomonas sp. ASS1, the following proteins share a genomic window:
- the zapE gene encoding cell division protein ZapE, translating into MSATELTPSQRYAEGVARGDWQNDPAQHAALAELDRIHLGLVDSAEDGWLDRLSSFWKKPEPVKGLYFWGGVGRGKTFLVDLFYDGLPIKQKYRTHFHRFMRSVHERLREHQGQSDPLAKIAQEWRSNLRVLVLDEFFVTDIGDAMLLARLLERLFAEGVTLVTTSNTAVENLYLNGLQRESFMPAIGLLQRFCVELYAEGTEDYRMRALTRSPVYRAPLAADSDEWLATRWNELSGGQPAKPGNIEIEGRKIAVRGRGKSIAWFDFAALCEGPRGPSDYIEIAHEFNTVLLGGIPAFDRLNEDAARRFVNLIDELYDRHVNLVCTASTSPIELYTGQRLQGAFERTASRLIEMQSAEYLGTPHRA; encoded by the coding sequence ATGAGTGCAACCGAGCTGACCCCGTCGCAGCGGTACGCGGAAGGGGTTGCCCGTGGCGACTGGCAGAACGACCCGGCCCAGCACGCAGCGCTGGCCGAACTGGACCGCATCCACCTGGGCCTGGTCGACAGCGCCGAAGACGGCTGGCTGGACCGCCTGTCCTCGTTCTGGAAGAAGCCCGAGCCGGTGAAGGGTCTGTACTTCTGGGGCGGCGTCGGCCGTGGCAAGACCTTCCTGGTCGACCTGTTCTACGACGGCCTGCCGATCAAACAGAAGTACCGCACGCATTTCCACCGCTTCATGCGCAGCGTCCACGAGCGCCTGCGCGAGCACCAGGGGCAGAGCGACCCGCTGGCGAAGATCGCCCAGGAATGGCGCAGCAACCTGCGCGTGCTGGTGCTGGACGAATTCTTCGTCACCGACATCGGCGACGCGATGTTGCTGGCACGGCTGCTGGAGCGCCTGTTCGCCGAGGGCGTGACCCTGGTGACCACCTCCAACACGGCGGTGGAGAACCTGTACCTCAACGGCCTGCAGCGTGAGAGCTTCATGCCGGCCATCGGCCTGCTGCAGCGCTTCTGCGTCGAGCTGTACGCCGAGGGTACCGAGGACTACCGCATGCGCGCGCTGACCCGCTCGCCGGTGTACCGCGCACCGCTGGCCGCCGACAGTGATGAGTGGCTGGCCACGCGCTGGAACGAACTGAGCGGCGGCCAGCCGGCCAAGCCCGGCAACATCGAGATCGAGGGCCGCAAGATTGCGGTGCGTGGGCGCGGCAAGAGCATTGCCTGGTTCGATTTCGCCGCGTTGTGCGAAGGCCCGCGTGGCCCGTCGGATTACATCGAGATCGCGCACGAGTTCAATACCGTGCTGCTGGGTGGCATCCCCGCCTTCGATCGCCTGAACGAAGATGCCGCGCGCCGCTTCGTCAATCTGATCGACGAGCTGTACGACCGCCACGTCAACCTGGTCTGCACCGCCAGCACCTCGCCGATCGAGCTGTACACCGGCCAGCGCCTGCAGGGCGCGTTCGAGCGCACCGCCTCGCGCCTGATCGAGATGCAGAGCGCCGAGTACCTGGGTACCCCGCACCGGGCGTGA